A genomic region of Cannabis sativa cultivar Pink pepper isolate KNU-18-1 chromosome 1, ASM2916894v1, whole genome shotgun sequence contains the following coding sequences:
- the LOC133033538 gene encoding polyphenol oxidase I, chloroplastic-like: MVSILHQNTALNDMASLSLTHPLAISTTPSAPTIRIPFSTKHNQLGFVRRKHACKASTSTSNSATTDDDENKKNPKKLDRRDMLIGLGGLYGVAGLATEPFASATPVAAPDLSTCHTLKDPPPSAPLNPGDVKCCPPYSDNIIDFKPARSFTRLRIRPAAHTLDPDGIAKYKKALELMRALPEDDPRSFAQQAKIHCAYCNGAYDQVGFPSQYIQVHNSWLFFPFHRWYLYFYEKILGNLINDPTFALPFWNWDHPSGYQMPSIFVDPTSSLYDQYRNQSHLPPALIDLDFTVSEVKNPTAAPTDAEQTATNLKVMYRQMVSNAKNATLFFGKPYRTGDAPNPGQGSIESIPHTPVHIWTGDNRRANWEDMGNFYSAGRDPLFYSHHANVDRMWNIWKSLPGAKRVDITDPDFLNTTFVFYDENAQLVRVKVGDSLDSRKLGYVYEDVDLPWLRSKPRATKSKIVKMLKKYGVACAADATPVTQFPITLDKTVTTVVARPKKSRSKLEKEDEEEVLVIQGIDYANNVPVKFDVYINDEDDDAVTGPEKSEFAGSFATVPHSTDSGATNIKTELNLGITELLEDIGADDDDKVKVTLVPKSGKGKVKIDGIKIDFIS; encoded by the coding sequence ATGGTGAGTATCTTGCACCAAAACACAGCACTAAACGATATGGCTTCTCTCTCCCTGACTCACCCATTGGCGATCAGTACTACTCCTTCTGCTCCCACTATTCGAATCCCATTTTCCACTAAACACAATCAACTTGGCTTTGTACGTAGAAAACATGCATGCAAAGCCAGTACTAGTACAAGTAACAGTGCTACAACTGATGACgatgagaacaaaaaaaatcctaaaaaacTTGACAGGAGAGACATGTTGATAGGCCTAGGAGGACTCTACGGCGTGGCTGGCCTGGCCACAGAGCCGTTCGCCTCCGCAACACCAGTGGCTGCACCTGACCTCTCCACTTGCCACACCCTGAAGGACCCACCACCTTCTGCACCACTCAACCCGGGTGATGTCAAATGTTGTCCCCCATATAGCGATAATATCATTGACTTCAAACCAGCTCGATCATTTACTAGATTACGAATTCGCCCCGCCGCTCATACTCTCGACCCAGACGGCATTGCCAAGTACAAGAAAGCCTTAGAGCTAATGAGGGCTTTACCTGAGGACGACCCGAGAAGCTTCGCTCAACAAGCAAAAATTCACTGTGCTTATTGTAACGGCGCTTATGATCAAGTCGGGTTTCCAAGCCAGTACATTCAAGTTCACAACTCCTGGCTCTTCTTTCCCTTTCACCGTTGGTACTTGTACTTTTACGAAAAGATCTTGGGGAACCTAATCAACGATCCCACTTTCGCTTTACCATTTTGGAATTGGGATCACCCATCAGGCTACCAGATGCCCTCCATATTCGTCGATCCTACCTCTTCGCTTTACGATCAGTATCGAAACCAAAGTCACTTGCCGCCAGCCTTAATCGACCTTGACTTCACAGTGTCTGAAGTTAAGAACCCCACGGCTGCCCCAACAGATGCAGAACAAACCGCCACCAATCTCAAAGTCATGTACCGCCAGATGGTCTCTAATGCCAAAAACGCTACCCTATTTTTCGGCAAACCTTATCGGACTGGTGATGCCCCAAATCCGGGACAAGGTAGCATCGAGAGCATTCCCCACACTCCAGTACATATATGGACTGGCGACAACAGAAGGGCTAATTGGGAAGACATGGGAAACTTCTACTCAGCTGGACGAGATCCCTTGTTTTACAGTCACCATGCTAACGTTGACCGAATGTGGAATATTTGGAAATCTCTACccggagccaaaagagtggacaTAACCGATCCAGATTTTCTCAACACCACGTTCGTGTTCTATGACGAGAATGCTCAGTTGGTTCGGGTCAAAGTCGGTGACTCACTTGACAGTAGAAAATTAGGTTACGTTTACGAAGATGTTGATCTTCCTTGGCTAAGGTCAAAGCCTAGAGCTACTAAGTCAAAGATagtaaaaatgttgaaaaaataCGGAGTGGCTTGTGCTGCCGATGCTACGCCGGTGACCCAGTTCCCGATAACGTTGGATAAGACGGTGACGACGGTGGTGGCGAGGCCGAAGAAGTCAAGGAGTAAGCTGGAGAAGGAGGATGAAGAAGAGGTTTTGGTTATTCAAGGGATTGACTATGCCAATAACGTGCCTGTTAAGTTTGACGTTTATATTAACGATGAGGATGATGATGCCGTTACTGGGCCTGAGAAGTCGGAGTTTGCGGGGAGCTTTGCTACGGTGCCACATTCGACTGATTCTGGTGCTACTAACATCAAGACTGAGCTGAATTTGGGGATAACTGAGCTTTTGGAGGATATCGGAGCTGATGATGATGACAAGGTGAAAGTGACTTTAGTTCCCAAGAGTGGTAAGGGCAAAGTTAAGATCGATGGGATCAAGATTGACTTCATCTCTTGA